A genomic window from Microbacterium sp. H1-D42 includes:
- the hemB gene encoding porphobilinogen synthase produces the protein MSRFPDARLRRLRQSAPVRNLLRETSLEARQLVLPMFVREGLTEPASIGSMPGVVQHSLDSLKKAAADAAEAGLGGVMLFGVPAVRDARGTGADDPAGILNAATAALASEVGDALVVQTDLCLDEFTDHGHCGVLSAEGEVDNDATLERYQSMAIAQARAGSQLLGLSGMMDGQVAAVRQALDADGFTNVLLLAYSAKYASAFYGPFREAVDSQLQGDRRTYQMDPGNRREGVREALFDQDEGADIVMVKPAMGFLDVLREVRDAVDVPVWAYQVSGEYAMIEAAAANGWIDRRAAILESLVSIRRAGADAVLSYWALEAADWLK, from the coding sequence GTGAGCCGCTTTCCCGACGCGCGCCTGCGCCGCCTTCGGCAGTCGGCGCCTGTGCGCAACCTCCTGCGTGAGACATCGCTCGAGGCGCGGCAGCTGGTGCTGCCGATGTTCGTGCGCGAAGGACTGACCGAGCCGGCGTCGATCGGGTCGATGCCCGGCGTCGTGCAGCACTCGCTCGATTCGCTGAAGAAGGCGGCGGCGGATGCTGCCGAAGCCGGCCTCGGCGGAGTGATGCTGTTCGGTGTTCCCGCGGTGCGGGATGCGCGCGGGACCGGGGCAGATGACCCTGCCGGGATCCTGAATGCCGCGACGGCCGCGCTGGCATCCGAGGTCGGCGATGCGCTGGTCGTGCAGACCGACCTGTGCCTGGACGAGTTCACCGATCACGGGCACTGCGGTGTGCTCTCGGCCGAGGGTGAGGTCGATAACGACGCCACCCTGGAGCGGTACCAGTCGATGGCCATCGCGCAGGCGCGAGCGGGCTCTCAGCTGCTGGGTCTCAGCGGCATGATGGACGGCCAGGTGGCCGCGGTGCGGCAGGCGCTGGACGCCGACGGATTCACGAATGTGCTGCTGCTGGCCTATTCGGCCAAGTACGCCAGTGCGTTCTACGGCCCGTTCCGCGAGGCGGTCGACTCGCAGTTGCAGGGTGACCGCCGCACGTACCAGATGGATCCGGGCAACCGTCGCGAGGGCGTGCGCGAAGCGCTGTTCGACCAGGACGAGGGCGCCGACATCGTGATGGTGAAGCCCGCGATGGGCTTCCTCGATGTGCTGCGCGAGGTGCGCGATGCCGTGGACGTGCCGGTCTGGGCCTACCAGGTCTCCGGCGAGTACGCGATGATCGAGGCCGCTGCCGCGAACGGGTGGATCGACCGTCGTGCCGCGATCCTGGAGTCGCTGGTGTCGATCCGCCGTGCCGGCGCCGACGCCGTCCTCAGCTATTGGGCGCTCGAAGCCGCCGACTGGCTCAAGTAG
- a CDS encoding enoyl-CoA hydratase/isomerase family protein, with product MPAAAEPTVLVRTENSLGCITLNRPRAINALDLGMIEQIIAALTAWVHDTDVQTVLIDGAGDRGLCAGGDVRALYEQIVGGNPEGAADFFRAEYAMNALIAEYPKPIVVFADGITMGGGIGLAGHAAVRIVTERSRLAMPETRIGFTPDVGGTWLLGRAPGRLGEYFGLTGQSMSGADAVYMGFADHFVPSQNLEALREALAYRADPGTPNEMTLLFDETPEPSELPAARAWIDEVFSADTVGEIVQRLRESDAADAASALATLEELAPTGLAVTLDAVREARAMSGVREALEGEYRRVMWFGHNHPDLVEGIRAQLVDKDRQPKWQPATIAELGEDPGRPAREFVPEVPLF from the coding sequence GTGCCGGCCGCCGCCGAGCCCACTGTGCTGGTGCGCACCGAGAACTCCCTCGGCTGCATCACGCTGAATCGACCGAGGGCGATCAACGCTCTCGACCTCGGCATGATCGAGCAGATCATCGCCGCGCTGACGGCGTGGGTGCACGACACGGACGTGCAGACGGTGCTGATCGATGGCGCCGGCGATCGCGGACTGTGCGCCGGTGGCGACGTGCGCGCGCTGTACGAGCAGATCGTCGGAGGCAACCCGGAGGGCGCTGCCGATTTCTTCCGCGCCGAGTACGCCATGAACGCGCTGATCGCCGAGTACCCGAAGCCGATCGTCGTCTTCGCCGACGGCATCACCATGGGCGGCGGCATCGGCCTGGCCGGCCACGCCGCGGTGCGCATCGTCACCGAACGCTCGCGGCTCGCGATGCCCGAGACCCGCATCGGCTTCACCCCCGACGTCGGCGGCACGTGGCTGCTCGGCCGCGCGCCGGGCCGGCTGGGGGAGTACTTCGGCCTCACCGGGCAGAGCATGAGCGGTGCGGATGCTGTTTACATGGGCTTCGCAGACCACTTCGTCCCGTCGCAGAACCTCGAGGCGCTGCGCGAGGCGCTGGCGTACCGTGCCGACCCCGGCACTCCGAACGAGATGACGCTGCTGTTCGATGAGACGCCGGAGCCGTCCGAGCTGCCGGCCGCGCGCGCGTGGATCGACGAGGTGTTCTCCGCCGACACGGTGGGCGAGATCGTGCAGCGGCTGCGTGAATCGGATGCCGCGGATGCAGCATCTGCTCTGGCGACGCTCGAGGAGCTCGCCCCGACCGGCCTCGCCGTCACTCTCGACGCCGTCCGAGAGGCCCGCGCGATGAGCGGAGTGCGCGAAGCGCTGGAGGGCGAGTACCGCCGCGTGATGTGGTTCGGTCACAACCACCCCGACCTCGTCGAGGGCATCCGCGCGCAACTGGTCGACAAGGACCGTCAGCCGAAGTGGCAGCCCGCCACGATCGCCGAGCTGGGGGAGGACCCAGGCCGTCCGGCCCGCGAATTCGTGCCAGAGGTGCCCCTGTTCTGA
- a CDS encoding glycosyltransferase family 4 protein encodes MHEDDTTAPAVLMVCDYSLRYLGGAQTAFLRQAEALASEGVRVVVLAPDADAVETQPAHREKSDAPQHPLITIAPPRRGTIPVLDLPLLGRAADLEPLVAATIRRHGIGAVIVHSEFALATAAITVARRLGIPSLHTVHTFFWRAPAALAPFAPVVSRVHSSLTGIRGGDRFTGSHPMNNALRTMTLRVAQRADIVLSPSRHQAEALRAAGAGRVEAFSNVAQPLRVASAPADDGPLRLLWVARFAPEKRVDVALDAMRLVADRLGQGRVHLDVAGGTHRPVPGVTFHGPVSGERVGELMDAADAALITSLGFDNQPMVALEAFAHGRPVIVSDPVLAKEFGDAALGTLTSDAEGLADLIVQLEGSRSLLAPRRESAVAYARDRVAGAHVARLQELIASV; translated from the coding sequence ATGCACGAGGACGACACGACCGCACCTGCGGTGCTGATGGTGTGCGATTACTCGCTGCGATACCTCGGCGGCGCCCAGACCGCTTTCCTGCGGCAGGCCGAGGCGCTGGCGAGCGAGGGAGTGCGCGTGGTCGTGCTGGCGCCGGACGCCGACGCGGTCGAGACCCAGCCCGCTCACCGCGAGAAGTCGGATGCCCCCCAGCATCCGCTCATCACCATCGCACCGCCGCGCCGAGGGACCATCCCCGTCCTCGATCTGCCCCTGCTCGGCCGCGCCGCGGATCTCGAGCCGCTGGTCGCCGCCACGATCCGCCGACACGGCATCGGTGCGGTGATCGTGCACTCCGAGTTCGCCCTCGCGACGGCGGCGATCACGGTCGCCCGGCGTCTCGGCATCCCCTCCCTGCACACGGTGCACACCTTCTTCTGGCGGGCGCCGGCCGCGCTCGCGCCGTTCGCACCGGTCGTCTCGCGCGTGCACAGCTCGCTCACCGGCATCCGCGGCGGCGATCGCTTCACCGGCAGCCACCCGATGAACAACGCTCTGCGCACGATGACCCTGCGCGTCGCGCAGCGCGCCGACATCGTCCTCTCGCCGTCGCGGCATCAGGCCGAGGCGCTGCGCGCGGCCGGCGCCGGACGCGTCGAGGCCTTCTCGAACGTGGCGCAGCCGCTGCGTGTGGCATCCGCTCCCGCCGATGACGGACCGCTGCGGCTGCTGTGGGTGGCGCGCTTCGCGCCCGAGAAGCGCGTCGACGTCGCCCTCGACGCCATGCGGCTGGTCGCCGACCGGCTCGGGCAGGGTCGCGTGCATCTCGATGTGGCAGGCGGCACGCACCGCCCGGTTCCTGGGGTCACCTTCCATGGACCGGTGTCTGGCGAGCGCGTCGGCGAGCTGATGGACGCCGCGGATGCCGCGCTCATCACGTCACTCGGCTTCGACAATCAGCCGATGGTGGCGTTGGAGGCGTTCGCGCACGGACGCCCGGTGATCGTCAGCGATCCGGTGCTGGCGAAGGAGTTCGGCGACGCAGCTCTCGGCACGCTGACGTCGGATGCTGAGGGTCTGGCCGATCTGATCGTGCAGCTCGAAGGCTCGCGCAGCCTGCTGGCCCCGCGCCGGGAGTCCGCTGTGGCCTACGCCCGCGACCGCGTGGCGGGCGCGCACGTCGCCCGACTGCAGGAGCTCATCGCCTCGGTCTGA
- the hemQ gene encoding hydrogen peroxide-dependent heme synthase produces the protein MSEARDDNPSGFTLWAVWRRNPDAPSGDSDATELETIVGYIEDSGVTVRGFYDVSGLKADADLMVWLHGDTAEELQRALRRMRRTDMLKSLLPVWNVMGVHRDAEFNRAHVPGFLRGIEPKGWLCLYPFVRTPEWYLIDEADRRRMLADHGRKGAAFTGVIANTVAAFALGDYEWLLPLEADDPTELVDLMRDLRYTEARNFVKEEVPFYTGRRLRFDEIADVLQ, from the coding sequence ATGTCGGAAGCTCGTGATGACAACCCGTCCGGATTCACTCTTTGGGCCGTGTGGCGCCGCAACCCTGATGCGCCGTCCGGCGACTCTGACGCGACCGAACTCGAGACCATCGTCGGATACATCGAGGACTCCGGCGTCACGGTCCGCGGGTTCTACGACGTCAGCGGGCTGAAGGCCGACGCCGACCTGATGGTGTGGCTGCACGGCGACACCGCTGAGGAGCTGCAGCGGGCTCTGCGCCGTATGCGCCGCACCGACATGCTGAAGTCCCTGCTGCCGGTGTGGAACGTCATGGGCGTGCACCGCGACGCCGAGTTCAACCGTGCCCACGTGCCTGGATTCCTGCGCGGCATCGAGCCGAAGGGCTGGCTGTGCCTGTACCCGTTCGTGCGCACCCCCGAGTGGTACCTGATCGACGAGGCCGACCGACGTCGCATGCTCGCCGACCACGGCCGCAAGGGTGCCGCCTTCACGGGCGTAATCGCCAACACCGTCGCTGCCTTCGCGCTCGGCGACTACGAGTGGCTGCTGCCGCTCGAGGCGGATGACCCCACAGAGCTCGTCGACCTGATGCGCGACCTGCGCTACACCGAGGCCCGCAACTTCGTGAAGGAGGAGGTGCCCTTCTACACCGGGCGCCGCCTGCGCTTCGACGAGATCGCCGACGTCCTGCAGTGA
- a CDS encoding phage holin family protein, protein MGRGYRDRADDSLLTLLGDLPELVRNLVTAEVEAAKAWVSRVSKDGLFGSLWFIITLFLLFWAIPVLLAFGIIGLSSWWAPWVAALAVFGFLLLGVMIFALLGILRFRKIIKSQNPGQAVATDIRLVKEAGDDEF, encoded by the coding sequence ATGGGCCGCGGATACCGCGATCGCGCCGATGACAGTCTGCTGACACTGCTCGGCGATCTGCCCGAGCTGGTGCGCAACCTCGTCACCGCCGAGGTCGAAGCAGCCAAGGCATGGGTCTCGCGTGTCTCCAAGGACGGACTGTTCGGCAGCCTCTGGTTCATCATCACCCTGTTCCTGCTGTTCTGGGCGATTCCCGTGCTGCTGGCGTTCGGCATCATCGGTCTGTCGTCGTGGTGGGCTCCATGGGTGGCGGCGCTGGCGGTGTTCGGATTCCTGCTGCTGGGCGTCATGATCTTCGCTCTGCTCGGCATCCTGCGTTTCCGCAAGATCATCAAGAGCCAGAACCCCGGGCAGGCCGTGGCCACTGACATCCGACTCGTGAAGGAGGCCGGAGATGACGAATTCTGA
- a CDS encoding uroporphyrinogen-III synthase, with product MTATDTKTARPLDGWRVLVPRGGPWGDGVAASLRAQGAVPVVAPLINFAPTTDQDALDGALGRLAAGEYDWLTVTSATTVDVLFAHRVEIPRSTKIAAVGETTAAALLAVGYEVALVPDLDNSAAGMAEQMIALEPEPRRVLSLRSEIAKPVLSVMLNDAGHDVDSVVAYRTVGVPVTDRIRRDVENGRINAILITSGSVAGQVREQFPDIPDSTLLAAIGPRTAKDARKAGLTITAIADRQTVDALIETVSHFTLPHASDEFAP from the coding sequence ATGACTGCTACCGATACGAAGACGGCCCGGCCGCTGGACGGCTGGCGAGTGCTGGTGCCCCGCGGCGGCCCGTGGGGCGACGGTGTCGCCGCGTCCCTGCGTGCGCAGGGTGCTGTCCCCGTGGTCGCTCCGCTGATCAATTTCGCCCCCACCACCGACCAGGATGCCCTGGACGGGGCCCTCGGACGACTGGCAGCAGGTGAGTACGACTGGCTGACCGTCACGAGCGCCACCACGGTCGACGTGCTCTTCGCCCACCGTGTGGAGATCCCTCGCAGCACCAAGATCGCCGCTGTCGGCGAGACCACCGCCGCAGCCCTGCTCGCGGTCGGCTACGAGGTGGCACTGGTGCCGGACCTCGACAATTCTGCGGCCGGCATGGCCGAGCAGATGATCGCCCTCGAGCCCGAGCCGCGCCGCGTGCTCTCCCTGCGCAGTGAGATCGCGAAGCCCGTGCTCTCAGTGATGCTGAACGACGCGGGGCACGACGTCGACAGTGTCGTCGCCTATCGCACGGTGGGGGTGCCTGTCACCGACCGCATCCGCCGCGACGTCGAGAACGGTCGCATCAATGCGATCCTGATCACCAGCGGCTCGGTCGCAGGTCAAGTGCGCGAGCAGTTCCCCGATATCCCCGACAGCACCCTGCTGGCCGCTATCGGACCGCGCACGGCGAAGGACGCCCGCAAGGCCGGGCTGACGATCACGGCGATCGCCGATCGCCAGACCGTCGACGCGCTGATCGAGACCGTCTCGCACTTCACGCTGCCGCACGCGTCCGACGAGTTCGCCCCGTGA
- a CDS encoding glutamate-1-semialdehyde 2,1-aminomutase has protein sequence MTDRNDSLFDAARAVIPGGVNSPVRAYGSVGGTPRFLASASGATVTDAAGATYLDLVASWGPALLGHAHPEIVEAVQDAATRGLSFGAPTEGEVELAQVIADRVRVGDARPVERVRLVSTGTEATMTAIRLARGATGRDLLVKFAGHYHGHSDGLLAAAGSGVATLALPGSAGVPAPIAAQTLVIDYNDPDALAAVFAEHGDRIAAVIVEAAAANMGVVAPQPGFNKLIADTAHAHGALLILDEVLTGFRVHRAGFWGLQQQAGEQYLPDIITFGKVVGGGMPLAALGGRAEVMDLLAPVGPVYQAGTLSGNPLSVAAGLATLRLATDDVYARIDEAAARLTSALDSALSDAGVEHAVPRAGNLFGVAFAAEAPRDYAQAQAQASFRYAPFFHAMREQGVALPPSVFEAWFLTAAHGEDELAAIEAALPAAAAAAATA, from the coding sequence ATGACCGATCGCAATGACTCCCTGTTCGACGCTGCGCGCGCGGTGATCCCCGGTGGCGTGAACTCGCCGGTGCGCGCGTACGGATCGGTCGGAGGGACGCCGCGCTTCCTGGCATCCGCTTCCGGCGCGACGGTGACGGATGCTGCCGGCGCGACGTATCTCGACCTCGTGGCGTCGTGGGGGCCTGCGCTGCTCGGCCACGCGCATCCCGAGATCGTCGAGGCGGTGCAGGATGCTGCCACGCGCGGTCTGTCGTTCGGGGCGCCCACCGAGGGGGAGGTCGAACTCGCCCAGGTGATCGCCGATCGCGTGCGCGTCGGCGACGCCCGTCCCGTCGAGCGGGTGCGCCTGGTGTCAACAGGCACCGAGGCGACCATGACGGCGATCCGCCTGGCCCGCGGCGCCACCGGGCGCGACCTGCTGGTGAAGTTCGCCGGGCACTACCACGGGCACTCGGACGGGCTGCTGGCCGCCGCAGGCTCCGGCGTCGCGACGCTCGCGCTGCCGGGCTCCGCCGGAGTGCCGGCGCCCATCGCCGCGCAGACCCTGGTCATCGACTACAACGACCCGGATGCCCTGGCTGCCGTGTTCGCCGAGCACGGCGACCGCATCGCGGCTGTCATCGTCGAGGCCGCGGCGGCCAACATGGGCGTCGTCGCCCCGCAGCCTGGATTCAACAAGCTGATCGCCGACACCGCTCACGCACACGGCGCGCTGCTGATCCTCGACGAGGTGCTCACCGGATTCCGCGTGCACCGCGCCGGGTTCTGGGGGCTGCAGCAGCAGGCGGGCGAGCAGTACCTGCCCGACATCATCACGTTCGGCAAGGTCGTCGGCGGAGGCATGCCCCTGGCAGCCCTCGGCGGGCGCGCCGAGGTCATGGACCTGCTCGCCCCTGTCGGCCCGGTGTACCAGGCTGGGACGCTGTCGGGGAACCCGCTCTCGGTCGCCGCTGGCCTCGCGACGCTGCGGCTCGCGACCGACGACGTGTACGCCCGCATCGACGAGGCCGCGGCGCGGCTGACATCCGCTCTCGATTCCGCGCTGTCGGATGCCGGAGTCGAGCACGCCGTCCCTCGAGCCGGCAACCTGTTCGGCGTCGCCTTCGCCGCCGAGGCGCCGCGCGACTACGCGCAGGCCCAGGCGCAGGCGTCGTTCCGGTACGCGCCGTTCTTCCACGCCATGCGCGAGCAGGGTGTCGCTCTGCCGCCGAGCGTGTTCGAGGCGTGGTTCCTCACCGCCGCGCACGGCGAGGACGAGCTCGCTGCGATCGAGGCTGCGCTGCCCGCGGCTGCTGCGGCCGCGGCGACCGCCTGA
- a CDS encoding ATP-binding cassette domain-containing protein codes for MPEGQVLEFTEVTKRFNTVTAVSELTVRVEPGAVTGFLGPNGAGKTTSLRILLGQVKPTSGTATIGGVPYSELRQPLRTVGAVLEESAYRPRRSATRQLMIAAKANGIPVERVAEVLQLVGLQDDADTRMGSYSLGMRQRLAVANALLGDPGVLVLDEPANGLDPEGIRWMRLLMRRLADEGRTVLVSSHVLSEIEQVADNVVVLSRGRAVYSGSMDELADPAGGAVVVDADDRIALVAALTSAGLTFDLLRSGVTVRNSNAAQVGAIAAETGIALTTLQQRGPSLEEVFLDLIYGRRSDSPRLDVVANPVAHAGDARDASPAGDAALVAGGVPLAGAAAVVADGGVVAAAGVGYGTAPIDIVPAADDAEGTSDADGSDAADVTPDVDAVPDADADAAEDMATAVDADEAGADGAADAAADAETAAPWTPAAATVDTAAAETADWADADDSVDTAAPVDSAEAPDEAGGSDAGAETAGTDEAGDSDAGASEADAIIEAAPLEEAPALVDDAPASIDDLLAANELTDEPRHDDEAPAVGITFPVPSSPAAGPDAEDLPDEAATTEDLPSADVSEPSDRSDSDGNVDSDHRDDNPDSDDSVDGVDATDAWAPRAADAAASDVTEERDEQDDRPTILPLATDSVSIPAPSEVPTFTDLITGIPSDADDSITTTAAISLPAHPVPHDEDDDSTVDDAEDDPRLAAMRTSLSSAASRFFDGSAPDYPYGSPNAEESAPADDADTSAEGAESEPQQGDDEQHRG; via the coding sequence ATGCCTGAAGGACAGGTGCTTGAGTTCACCGAGGTCACCAAGCGTTTCAACACAGTGACGGCGGTTTCAGAGCTCACTGTGCGCGTCGAGCCGGGAGCTGTGACCGGCTTCCTCGGCCCCAACGGCGCCGGCAAGACCACTTCGCTTCGCATCCTGCTCGGGCAGGTCAAGCCGACTTCCGGCACCGCCACCATCGGCGGCGTGCCCTATTCCGAGCTGCGCCAGCCGCTGCGCACCGTCGGAGCCGTTCTGGAGGAGTCCGCGTACCGCCCTCGCCGCTCGGCGACACGACAGCTGATGATCGCCGCCAAGGCCAACGGCATCCCGGTCGAGCGGGTGGCAGAGGTGCTGCAGCTGGTCGGCCTGCAGGACGACGCCGACACCCGCATGGGCAGCTACTCGCTCGGCATGCGCCAGCGTCTCGCCGTGGCGAACGCTCTGCTCGGCGACCCCGGTGTGCTGGTGCTCGACGAGCCCGCGAACGGACTGGACCCGGAGGGCATCCGCTGGATGCGCCTGCTGATGCGCCGCCTCGCCGATGAGGGCCGCACGGTGCTCGTCTCGTCGCACGTGCTCAGCGAGATCGAGCAGGTCGCCGACAACGTCGTGGTGCTCTCGCGTGGTCGCGCGGTGTACTCCGGCAGCATGGACGAGCTGGCAGACCCGGCCGGCGGTGCCGTGGTGGTGGATGCTGACGACCGCATCGCCCTGGTCGCCGCGCTCACGTCGGCGGGACTCACGTTCGACCTGCTGCGCTCAGGCGTCACCGTGCGGAACTCGAATGCCGCCCAGGTGGGTGCTATCGCCGCCGAAACGGGGATCGCCCTGACCACTCTGCAGCAGCGCGGCCCGAGCCTGGAAGAGGTCTTCCTCGACCTGATCTACGGCCGCCGCAGCGACAGTCCGCGCCTCGACGTGGTCGCGAACCCCGTGGCGCATGCCGGAGATGCACGTGACGCCAGCCCCGCAGGCGACGCCGCGCTGGTGGCCGGTGGCGTGCCGCTGGCTGGCGCGGCCGCGGTCGTCGCGGATGGCGGCGTGGTCGCCGCGGCCGGCGTCGGGTACGGCACCGCGCCGATCGACATCGTGCCGGCTGCGGATGACGCGGAGGGGACCTCCGACGCGGACGGCTCGGATGCTGCCGACGTGACCCCCGATGTGGATGCTGTTCCCGATGCGGACGCGGATGCTGCCGAGGACATGGCCACAGCGGTGGATGCTGACGAAGCGGGTGCTGACGGTGCTGCGGATGCTGCTGCAGACGCAGAGACTGCTGCCCCATGGACGCCCGCCGCCGCGACGGTGGACACGGCCGCGGCTGAAACCGCCGACTGGGCGGACGCCGACGACTCCGTGGACACCGCGGCGCCGGTGGATTCCGCTGAAGCGCCCGACGAGGCGGGCGGCTCCGACGCCGGCGCCGAGACCGCCGGGACCGACGAGGCAGGCGACTCCGATGCCGGCGCGTCCGAGGCGGATGCGATCATCGAAGCCGCACCGCTGGAAGAAGCACCTGCGCTAGTCGACGATGCACCCGCGTCGATCGACGACCTGCTCGCCGCGAATGAGCTGACCGATGAGCCGCGGCACGATGACGAGGCTCCCGCCGTCGGCATCACCTTCCCGGTTCCGTCCTCCCCCGCGGCGGGTCCTGACGCCGAGGACCTGCCCGACGAGGCTGCCACCACCGAGGATCTGCCGTCCGCCGACGTTTCGGAGCCGTCCGACCGTTCCGACAGTGACGGCAACGTCGACAGTGACCACCGCGACGACAACCCCGACAGTGACGACAGCGTCGATGGCGTCGACGCGACGGACGCCTGGGCTCCGCGGGCCGCGGATGCGGCAGCATCCGACGTCACGGAAGAACGCGACGAACAGGACGACCGCCCCACGATCCTTCCGCTTGCGACGGATTCTGTCTCGATCCCCGCTCCGAGCGAGGTTCCCACGTTCACCGATCTGATCACCGGGATCCCGTCGGATGCCGATGACTCGATCACGACGACCGCGGCGATCTCGCTGCCGGCGCACCCCGTGCCCCACGACGAGGACGACGACTCCACCGTCGACGATGCTGAGGACGACCCTCGACTGGCAGCCATGCGCACCTCGCTGTCGTCGGCGGCCAGCCGCTTCTTCGACGGCTCGGCACCGGACTACCCGTACGGCAGCCCGAACGCCGAGGAGAGCGCGCCTGCGGACGACGCAGACACCTCGGCTGAGGGCGCGGAGTCAGAGCCACAGCAGGGCGACGACGAGCAGCACCGCGGCTGA
- the hemC gene encoding hydroxymethylbilane synthase — translation MTAVAPVPIRLGTRRSALAQAQSGHVADALSKIAGRPVELVPIVSEGDTNRASLSQIGGTGIFANRLREALIAGECDILVHSLKDLPTAVPSELVIAATPPRADARDVVITRGGTPLHELRSGSTVGTGAPRRIAQVRRRAPHAQVVDIRGNVDSRLARVKSGELDAVILAAAGLSRLGSDTKLHREELGLSEWPTAPGQGSLAVETIADAPADLLAALAELDDEDTRIAVTVERAILAGLEVGCQAPMAAHAIVKGDSVRVRAVVYEPGGGRRIGLDVTESLNRGYIRTNGSGNGADAADGADPMREASDIGDSAAHRLLEQGAADLLPRE, via the coding sequence GTGACCGCTGTCGCACCCGTCCCCATCCGGCTCGGCACGCGCCGCAGCGCGCTCGCGCAGGCGCAGTCCGGTCACGTCGCCGACGCGCTGTCGAAGATCGCCGGGCGCCCCGTCGAACTCGTGCCGATCGTCTCAGAGGGTGACACCAACCGGGCATCCCTGTCGCAGATCGGCGGCACCGGCATCTTCGCCAACCGCCTGCGCGAGGCGCTCATCGCCGGTGAGTGCGACATCCTCGTGCACTCGCTCAAAGATCTGCCGACGGCCGTTCCATCGGAACTGGTCATCGCCGCCACCCCGCCGAGGGCGGATGCCAGAGACGTCGTCATCACGCGCGGCGGCACGCCGCTGCATGAGCTTCGCAGTGGAAGCACGGTGGGTACGGGAGCTCCTCGGCGCATCGCCCAGGTGCGCCGCCGCGCCCCGCACGCGCAGGTCGTCGACATCCGCGGCAACGTCGACTCGCGTCTGGCCAGGGTCAAGTCCGGCGAGTTGGATGCTGTCATCCTCGCCGCCGCTGGGCTGTCACGTCTCGGTTCGGACACGAAACTGCACCGCGAGGAGCTCGGCCTGAGCGAATGGCCGACCGCCCCAGGGCAGGGATCGCTCGCGGTCGAGACGATCGCCGATGCACCCGCGGATCTGCTCGCGGCCCTCGCCGAACTCGACGACGAGGACACCCGAATCGCCGTCACGGTCGAGCGCGCGATCCTCGCAGGGCTCGAAGTCGGATGCCAGGCGCCGATGGCCGCGCACGCGATCGTCAAGGGCGACAGCGTCCGCGTCCGCGCCGTCGTCTACGAGCCGGGCGGCGGGCGCCGGATCGGCCTCGATGTCACCGAGTCCCTGAACCGGGGGTATATTCGGACGAACGGCAGCGGCAACGGTGCGGATGCTGCCGATGGTGCAGACCCGATGCGCGAAGCCAGTGATATCGGTGATTCTGCAGCCCATCGGCTGCTCGAACAGGGAGCGGCCGACCTCCTCCCGCGAGAGTGA